In one Arthrobacter jinronghuae genomic region, the following are encoded:
- a CDS encoding hybrid sensor histidine kinase/response regulator transcription factor has protein sequence MQQLPTPSITRNHQSHAPLSELDRITELAGDLAGQFELVPLLERVLGHAVALLGCESGSISIVHEAEGYYRKEVDQGVGCHQGQTFPLTEGLTGQIVATRGTVILDCYASVPAGHIDPDDPRWRSAVIGVPIAWDGAIIGTFAIFSNGPGRVFTAEDASLVELFANHAAIAIMNSRLHQAAAAKEREAAVAGERERAVQEVHETIGRSLSSLLLHLDRADKATPGGSPSIAHIDSARVLAHEALFEARRTVLGLAPSSLAGSTIEEAVRQELDIVSAGYPITITLLVTGEQHDLAPVVAHQLFMVIQEALANVVAHSRATTCRIGIFYEEAGLTVIVEDNGRGFERPNIQGDIGSTQGRRLGLHGIAARAHYLRGEVHVDSTPGWGTSIRVQVPYSSNGDASRERWKVLVACTQPLIRAGLVRLLETSEPSVQVLGEVTTLEDLTESVSLLQPDMIVLDDLLLGEYAGARSIGSDTVERPVVVVIDHPTNEQLTLSASSGVRGFVSLSSTPTEVARVVVAAARGDALLDGAIFSRLAEGRGTSEPAANTSRLTARELEVRTLLAEGLADKQIATRLGISVKTVEKHVGAMLRKTGARNRTMLVTGAVGQASVGSRTR, from the coding sequence ATGCAGCAGCTTCCCACGCCCAGCATCACCCGGAACCACCAAAGCCATGCTCCGCTCTCGGAACTCGACCGCATCACCGAACTAGCCGGCGACCTCGCCGGGCAGTTCGAACTGGTGCCGCTTCTCGAACGCGTGCTCGGGCACGCCGTCGCCCTCCTCGGCTGCGAGAGTGGTTCCATCTCCATCGTGCATGAAGCCGAGGGGTACTACCGCAAGGAAGTGGATCAAGGCGTCGGATGCCACCAGGGCCAGACGTTTCCGCTGACGGAAGGCCTGACCGGCCAGATCGTCGCGACGCGGGGGACTGTCATCCTCGACTGCTACGCGTCCGTGCCCGCAGGCCACATCGACCCTGACGATCCGAGGTGGCGGAGCGCCGTCATCGGTGTCCCTATCGCATGGGACGGCGCCATCATCGGTACCTTCGCCATCTTCAGCAATGGGCCCGGCCGCGTCTTCACTGCCGAAGACGCTTCCCTCGTGGAACTTTTTGCGAACCACGCTGCCATCGCCATCATGAACAGCAGGCTTCATCAGGCCGCCGCGGCGAAAGAGCGTGAGGCCGCGGTTGCCGGTGAGCGGGAACGGGCTGTGCAGGAAGTCCACGAAACCATCGGCCGATCGCTGAGCTCGCTCCTGCTCCACCTCGACCGTGCGGACAAGGCTACGCCGGGGGGCTCGCCCTCTATCGCGCACATCGACTCTGCCCGTGTGCTCGCCCACGAGGCACTCTTCGAGGCCCGACGCACGGTGCTTGGCCTCGCCCCCTCCAGCCTTGCCGGCAGCACGATCGAGGAGGCTGTCCGGCAGGAACTCGATATTGTGAGTGCCGGCTATCCCATCACCATCACGCTCCTTGTCACCGGCGAGCAGCACGATCTGGCGCCCGTCGTGGCCCATCAGCTCTTCATGGTGATCCAGGAAGCCCTGGCCAACGTCGTCGCCCACTCCCGTGCCACCACCTGTCGGATCGGGATCTTCTACGAAGAAGCAGGCCTGACAGTCATCGTCGAGGACAACGGGCGCGGATTCGAGCGCCCGAACATCCAGGGCGACATAGGAAGCACGCAGGGCAGACGGCTCGGCCTGCACGGCATAGCCGCCCGCGCACACTATCTGCGGGGCGAAGTCCACGTGGACTCAACGCCGGGCTGGGGCACCAGCATCCGCGTGCAGGTGCCGTATTCCTCCAACGGCGACGCATCCCGGGAACGGTGGAAAGTTCTTGTTGCGTGTACCCAACCGCTCATCCGCGCCGGACTCGTCCGGCTGCTTGAAACGTCCGAGCCGTCCGTCCAGGTCCTCGGCGAAGTCACCACGTTGGAGGACCTCACCGAATCCGTGTCACTGCTCCAACCGGACATGATTGTCCTCGATGACCTCCTGCTCGGCGAATATGCAGGGGCGCGATCGATCGGCAGCGACACGGTCGAGAGGCCCGTCGTCGTTGTCATCGATCACCCGACCAATGAGCAGCTGACGCTTTCGGCGTCGTCGGGCGTGCGGGGTTTCGTCTCGTTGTCCTCGACTCCCACGGAAGTGGCACGCGTCGTCGTCGCGGCTGCCCGGGGGGACGCGCTGCTGGACGGTGCGATCTTCAGCCGCCTCGCGGAGGGCCGCGGCACCTCTGAACCCGCAGCGAATACCTCCCGCCTGACCGCCCGGGAACTGGAGGTACGGACCCTGCTGGCGGAGGGGCTGGCAGACAAGCAGATTGCCACGCGTCTGGGAATCTCCGTGAAGACGGTGGAGAAGCATGTGGGCGCGATGCTTCGGAAGACCGGTGCCCGCAACCGCACCATGCTGGTGACCGGAGCAGTAGGACAGGCCTCAGTAGGCAGCCGCACCCGCTGA
- a CDS encoding class II fructose-bisphosphate aldolase yields the protein MGVVPLKDIVDPAFRERYGVPAINIFNDLTMEGVLAGAVEANSPVILQTSVKTVRSIGSRVLFDMWQSMTRGIEVPVTLHLDHCPDRAVVTECLKAGWNSVLFDASNLPVEENQRQTVEVVAEARSYGAQVEGEIEAITGVEDDHGSDDVSKQQSLDVALAFIDATGIDVFAPSIGNAHGSYKAAPVLDAERVTQIVEARNVPIALHGGSGLSAGQFADLIARGCAKVNISTALKETYMQSSLAFLKQAEQNSKWDPPSLFRHTRADVVSMVTDLCTQFGSAGKDGR from the coding sequence GTGGGCGTTGTGCCGCTGAAGGACATTGTTGATCCGGCGTTCCGCGAGCGCTACGGCGTGCCCGCCATCAACATCTTCAATGACCTGACCATGGAGGGCGTCCTCGCAGGAGCTGTGGAGGCGAACTCACCGGTGATCCTGCAGACCTCGGTCAAGACCGTACGCAGCATCGGGTCCCGGGTCCTCTTCGACATGTGGCAGTCGATGACGCGCGGCATCGAGGTGCCCGTCACCCTGCATCTGGACCATTGCCCGGACCGCGCGGTGGTCACCGAATGCCTCAAGGCCGGCTGGAATTCGGTGCTCTTCGACGCCTCCAACCTGCCCGTCGAGGAAAACCAGCGCCAGACCGTCGAGGTCGTCGCCGAAGCCCGCAGCTACGGCGCCCAGGTGGAGGGCGAGATCGAGGCGATCACCGGAGTCGAGGACGACCACGGGTCCGACGACGTCTCCAAGCAGCAGAGCCTTGACGTGGCACTGGCCTTTATTGACGCCACCGGGATAGACGTCTTCGCCCCCTCGATCGGCAACGCCCACGGCAGCTACAAGGCCGCACCCGTGCTCGACGCCGAACGCGTCACACAGATCGTCGAGGCGCGCAACGTGCCCATCGCCCTGCACGGTGGCAGCGGCCTCAGCGCCGGGCAGTTCGCGGACCTCATTGCCCGCGGCTGCGCGAAGGTCAACATTTCCACCGCGCTCAAGGAGACCTACATGCAGTCCAGCCTGGCCTTCCTGAAGCAGGCCGAGCAGAACAGCAAGTGGGATCCGCCGTCGCTGTTTCGACACACCCGGGCCGATGTCGTCTCGATGGTCACGGACCTCTGCACACAGTTCGGCAGTGCAGGCAAGGACGGCCGTTGA
- the dhaK gene encoding dihydroxyacetone kinase subunit DhaK, whose translation MKKFVNDPQQFVPDMLEGLALANPDTLKYVPEYNLIMRADGPDQEKVSIVQGSGSGHEPAHVMIVGRGMLDAACPGDVFAAPPLDYVYETTKLMASPKGVLLLVNNYTGDKMVFDMAQEMSSAEGIEVKTLFINDDVSVEDSTYTIGRRGVAGNFFVIKAVAAAAERGADLDEVIRIGEKVNSVTRTMGVALTACTPPAKGSPLFELGEDEIEMGVGIHGEPGRRRAKMMSANEIVEELLGPVVRDLPFREGDRVALMVNGLGGTPISELYLLYGQAHKRLAEQGISVGRSYVGEYCTSLDMAGASITLVKLDDEIESLLMDPAEIPIRVF comes from the coding sequence ATGAAAAAGTTCGTCAACGATCCGCAGCAGTTCGTCCCGGATATGCTCGAGGGCCTCGCCCTCGCGAACCCGGACACCCTGAAGTACGTGCCGGAGTACAACCTGATCATGCGCGCCGACGGTCCGGACCAGGAGAAGGTCTCCATCGTGCAGGGCTCTGGCTCAGGGCATGAGCCGGCCCACGTGATGATCGTCGGCAGGGGAATGCTCGACGCCGCCTGCCCGGGGGACGTGTTTGCGGCGCCGCCGCTCGATTACGTGTACGAGACCACCAAGCTCATGGCCTCGCCCAAGGGTGTGCTGCTGCTGGTGAATAACTACACCGGCGACAAGATGGTGTTCGACATGGCGCAGGAAATGTCCTCCGCCGAGGGCATCGAGGTCAAGACGCTCTTCATCAATGACGACGTCTCCGTCGAGGACTCCACCTACACGATCGGCCGACGCGGTGTTGCCGGTAATTTTTTCGTTATCAAGGCAGTGGCCGCCGCCGCCGAGCGCGGGGCGGACCTCGACGAAGTGATCCGCATCGGTGAGAAGGTCAATTCCGTGACCCGGACGATGGGTGTCGCCCTGACCGCCTGTACTCCGCCGGCGAAGGGGAGCCCGCTGTTCGAGCTCGGAGAGGACGAGATCGAGATGGGCGTCGGCATCCACGGCGAGCCGGGCCGGCGCAGGGCGAAGATGATGAGCGCCAACGAGATTGTCGAAGAGCTCCTCGGCCCGGTGGTGCGTGACCTGCCCTTCCGTGAGGGAGACCGCGTGGCGCTCATGGTCAACGGACTCGGCGGCACTCCGATCAGCGAGCTGTACCTCCTGTACGGGCAGGCACACAAGCGTCTCGCGGAGCAGGGCATCAGCGTGGGCCGCAGCTACGTGGGGGAGTACTGCACGTCCCTGGATATGGCCGGTGCGTCCATCACCCTGGTGAAGCTCGACGACGAGATCGAGTCGCTGCTCATGGATCCCGCCGAGATCCCCATCCGGGTCTTCTAA
- a CDS encoding bifunctional 2-methylcitrate synthase/citrate synthase yields MTDTQIHKGLAGVLVDTTRVSKVNPETNSLLYRGYPVQELAARCSFEEVAYLLWNGELPTEAQLAEFTEGERSQRALTPELKAVIDALPVTCHPMDVCRTAASVLGASHEQAGDSSVQANMDKAVSLFAAMPAVVAYDQRRRRGEDVVEPRDDLDYSANFLWMTFGEEAAPEVVEAFNVSMILYAEHSFNASTFTARVITSTLSDLHSAVTGAIGALKGPLHGGANEAVMHTFAEITESAADGDVAAHAAAWLDEALAEKKKIMGFGHRVYKNGDSRVPTMKSALDNMVKYYDRPDMGELYTALESAMGERKNILPNLDYPAGPVYHLMGFDTLTFTPLFVAARITGWTAHIMEQLEANSLIRPLSEYNGAEERHLP; encoded by the coding sequence ATGACAGACACCCAGATCCACAAGGGCCTGGCGGGGGTACTCGTAGACACCACCCGCGTTTCCAAGGTCAACCCGGAGACCAATTCCCTGCTGTACCGCGGCTATCCCGTCCAGGAACTCGCCGCCCGGTGCAGTTTCGAAGAGGTGGCCTACCTGCTGTGGAACGGCGAGCTCCCCACCGAAGCGCAGCTGGCGGAGTTCACCGAAGGGGAACGCAGCCAGCGCGCCCTCACCCCCGAGCTGAAGGCCGTCATTGACGCGCTGCCCGTGACCTGCCACCCGATGGACGTCTGCCGTACCGCGGCATCCGTGCTCGGCGCATCCCATGAGCAGGCCGGGGATTCCTCTGTCCAGGCCAACATGGACAAGGCCGTCAGCCTCTTTGCTGCCATGCCCGCCGTCGTCGCCTACGACCAGCGCCGCCGCCGCGGCGAGGACGTCGTGGAACCGCGCGACGACTTGGACTACTCGGCGAACTTCCTCTGGATGACTTTCGGCGAGGAAGCCGCCCCCGAGGTGGTGGAGGCCTTCAACGTCTCGATGATCCTGTACGCGGAGCACTCCTTCAACGCGTCCACCTTCACCGCCCGCGTCATCACCTCCACGCTGTCGGACCTGCACTCGGCCGTGACCGGTGCCATCGGTGCGCTCAAGGGCCCGCTGCACGGCGGCGCGAACGAAGCAGTCATGCACACGTTCGCGGAGATCACCGAGAGCGCGGCCGACGGCGACGTCGCCGCCCACGCTGCCGCCTGGCTGGACGAGGCGCTGGCGGAGAAGAAGAAGATCATGGGCTTCGGCCACCGGGTCTACAAGAACGGCGACTCCCGGGTGCCGACCATGAAGTCCGCCCTGGACAACATGGTCAAGTACTACGACCGTCCGGACATGGGCGAGCTGTACACGGCACTGGAATCGGCCATGGGTGAGCGCAAGAACATCCTGCCGAACCTGGACTACCCGGCCGGTCCGGTCTACCACCTGATGGGCTTCGACACGCTCACGTTCACGCCGCTGTTCGTGGCCGCGCGGATCACCGGGTGGACGGCGCACATCATGGAGCAGCTCGAAGCCAACTCCCTGATCCGGCCGCTGAGCGAGTACAACGGTGCGGAGGAGCGGCACCTGCCGTAG
- a CDS encoding HAD-IA family hydrolase, which yields MPALIFDCDGVLADTEQYGHLPAFNQTFADFHVPVQWSVEEYAEKVKIGGGKERMRSILTPSLSESLGLENDDAVDRAILSWHRRKTEVYKGLVESGVMPARPGIARIVQEAHDAGWTLAVASTSAEPAVRAVLTHAVGDDLAVHFSVFAGDVVSAKKPAPDIYLLTLKELGVEPQDAIVVEDSANGLRAAVGAGLRTVVTVSGFTRGEDFTGAELVVSSLGDPDGEQAEVLADPHGVRPSGAVTLAVLQELLDLPATTHETETP from the coding sequence ATGCCCGCCCTCATCTTCGATTGCGACGGCGTGCTCGCCGACACCGAACAGTACGGACACCTGCCCGCCTTCAACCAGACCTTCGCCGACTTCCATGTTCCCGTGCAGTGGTCGGTAGAGGAGTACGCCGAGAAGGTGAAGATCGGCGGAGGTAAGGAGAGGATGCGCAGCATCCTCACACCCTCGCTCTCCGAGTCGCTGGGCCTGGAGAACGACGACGCCGTCGACAGGGCGATTCTCTCCTGGCATCGGCGGAAGACCGAGGTCTACAAGGGGCTGGTGGAGAGCGGCGTTATGCCCGCGCGGCCGGGCATCGCCCGGATCGTCCAGGAAGCGCACGACGCCGGCTGGACCCTCGCCGTCGCTTCCACCTCCGCAGAACCCGCTGTACGCGCCGTCCTGACGCACGCCGTCGGGGACGACCTCGCGGTGCACTTCTCCGTGTTCGCCGGTGACGTGGTGTCGGCGAAGAAGCCTGCGCCGGACATCTACCTCCTCACGCTAAAGGAACTCGGCGTGGAACCGCAGGACGCGATCGTTGTCGAGGACAGTGCGAACGGGCTGCGTGCCGCCGTCGGCGCCGGACTTCGTACCGTCGTGACGGTCAGCGGTTTCACCCGCGGGGAGGACTTCACGGGCGCAGAGCTTGTGGTCTCCTCGCTGGGCGATCCCGACGGAGAGCAGGCCGAGGTGCTCGCAGACCCGCATGGCGTCCGTCCTTCCGGCGCAGTCACCCTCGCCGTCCTGCAGGAGTTGCTTGATCTACCTGCCACAACGCACGAAACGGAGACACCATGA
- the prpB gene encoding methylisocitrate lyase: MLYSSVTPEAKRIAFREGLASGTLQQFPGAFNPLSARLIEEKGFDGVYISGAVLANDLGLPDIGLTTLTEVATRAGQIARMTNLPAIVDADTGFGEPMNVARTIQELENAGLAGCHIEDQFNPKRCGHLDGKNVVDTDTAVKRIRAAADARRDPNFLIMARTDIRAVDGLEAAQDRARALVDAGADAIFPEAMKSLEEFAAIRAAVDVPILANMTEFGKSDLFTYDELASAGVNMVIYPVTLLRSAMGAAERTLETIKAHGTQQADVPNMLTRARLYELVDYEAYNQFDTSVFNFQVPGTR; this comes from the coding sequence ATGCTGTACTCCTCCGTAACCCCCGAGGCCAAGCGGATTGCTTTCCGCGAAGGACTGGCCTCCGGCACCCTGCAGCAGTTCCCGGGTGCCTTCAACCCGCTCTCGGCGCGCCTGATCGAGGAAAAAGGCTTCGACGGCGTCTACATCTCCGGCGCCGTCCTGGCCAATGACCTGGGCCTGCCGGACATCGGCCTCACTACGCTCACCGAGGTGGCCACCCGCGCCGGACAGATTGCCCGGATGACCAACCTGCCCGCCATCGTGGACGCGGACACCGGTTTCGGCGAGCCGATGAACGTGGCCCGCACCATCCAGGAACTCGAAAACGCCGGCCTGGCCGGCTGCCACATCGAGGACCAGTTCAACCCCAAGCGCTGCGGGCATCTGGACGGCAAGAACGTGGTGGACACCGACACCGCGGTCAAGCGCATCCGGGCCGCCGCCGATGCCCGCCGGGATCCGAACTTCCTGATCATGGCCCGCACCGACATCCGCGCCGTGGACGGCCTGGAAGCGGCGCAGGACCGGGCCCGCGCCCTGGTCGACGCCGGAGCGGACGCCATCTTCCCGGAGGCGATGAAGTCCCTGGAGGAGTTCGCGGCCATCCGTGCCGCCGTCGACGTGCCGATCCTGGCGAACATGACCGAGTTCGGCAAGAGCGACCTGTTCACCTACGACGAGCTGGCCTCGGCTGGGGTGAACATGGTGATCTACCCGGTCACCCTGCTGCGCAGCGCCATGGGCGCAGCCGAACGCACCCTGGAGACCATCAAGGCGCACGGCACCCAGCAGGCCGATGTCCCCAACATGCTCACACGTGCGCGTTTGTACGAACTGGTGGATTATGAGGCGTACAACCAGTTCGACACGTCCGTTTTCAACTTCCAGGTTCCGGGCACCCGCTAG
- a CDS encoding MmgE/PrpD family protein: MNLNKVRVYRSDEKLAREDQLAYKIAKVAADPVEVTDDVTDMVINRIIDNASVAVASLNRGPIVAARAQALSFSPSAHGKGASVFGVLAKTSPEWAAWANGVAVRELDYHDTFLAAEYSHPGDNIPPVLAVAQHTGASGRDLIRGIATGYEIQVNLAKAICLHKHKIDHVAHLGPSAAAGIGTLLGLDVDTIFQAVGQALHTTTATRQSRKGEISTWKAHAPAFAGKMAVEAVDRAMRGQTSPTPIYEGEDGVIAWLLDGPDAAYEVPLPEDGEAKRAILDTYTKEHSAEYQAQAWIDLARKIHAEHPEAADAANVESVLIATSHHTHYVIGSGANDPQKYDPTASRETLDHSIPYIFTVALQDGAWHHVDSYSPERAGRPDTVALWHKVTTVEDPEWTRRYHSLDISEKAFGGKVTIVLTDGTVITDEIAVADAHPLGAKPFTREQYINKFRTLAEGLVSAEEIDRFLATVQRLPELATGQLDQLNITAAEGVINPAAAPKGLF; this comes from the coding sequence TTGAACCTGAACAAAGTACGGGTCTACCGCTCCGACGAAAAACTGGCCCGCGAAGACCAGCTGGCCTACAAGATCGCCAAGGTTGCCGCCGATCCCGTTGAGGTCACCGACGACGTCACGGACATGGTCATCAACCGCATCATCGACAACGCCTCCGTGGCCGTCGCTTCGCTGAACCGCGGCCCGATCGTCGCCGCCCGTGCCCAGGCCCTCTCCTTCTCCCCGTCCGCCCACGGCAAGGGCGCCTCTGTCTTCGGCGTGCTGGCCAAGACCTCCCCCGAGTGGGCCGCCTGGGCCAACGGCGTGGCCGTGCGCGAACTGGACTACCACGACACCTTCCTCGCCGCCGAGTACTCCCACCCTGGTGACAACATCCCGCCCGTCCTCGCCGTTGCGCAGCACACCGGCGCCTCGGGCCGGGACCTGATCCGCGGCATCGCCACCGGCTACGAAATCCAGGTCAACCTGGCCAAGGCCATCTGCCTGCACAAGCACAAGATCGACCACGTGGCCCACCTCGGCCCGTCCGCAGCGGCCGGCATCGGCACCCTGCTGGGGCTCGACGTCGACACCATCTTCCAGGCCGTCGGCCAGGCCCTGCACACCACCACCGCCACCCGCCAGTCCCGCAAGGGCGAGATCTCCACTTGGAAGGCACACGCTCCGGCGTTCGCCGGCAAGATGGCCGTCGAGGCCGTGGACCGGGCCATGCGCGGCCAGACCTCCCCCACCCCCATCTATGAGGGTGAAGACGGCGTTATTGCCTGGCTGCTGGACGGCCCCGACGCCGCCTACGAAGTGCCGCTGCCCGAAGACGGCGAAGCCAAGCGGGCCATCCTGGACACCTACACCAAGGAACACTCCGCCGAGTACCAGGCGCAGGCCTGGATCGACCTGGCCCGCAAGATCCACGCCGAGCACCCCGAGGCAGCGGATGCGGCCAACGTGGAAAGCGTCCTGATCGCCACCTCGCACCACACCCACTACGTGATCGGCTCCGGCGCCAACGATCCGCAGAAGTACGATCCCACCGCCTCGCGCGAAACCCTGGACCACTCGATCCCGTACATCTTCACCGTCGCCCTGCAGGACGGCGCCTGGCACCACGTGGATTCCTACTCCCCCGAGCGCGCCGGCCGGCCGGACACCGTGGCTCTGTGGCACAAGGTCACCACCGTGGAGGATCCGGAATGGACCCGCCGCTACCACTCGCTGGACATCAGCGAAAAGGCCTTCGGCGGCAAGGTGACCATCGTGCTGACCGACGGCACCGTCATCACCGACGAAATCGCCGTCGCCGATGCCCACCCGCTCGGCGCCAAGCCGTTCACCCGCGAGCAGTACATCAACAAGTTCCGCACCCTGGCGGAGGGCCTGGTCTCGGCCGAGGAAATCGACCGCTTCCTTGCCACCGTCCAGCGCCTGCCCGAACTGGCCACCGGGCAGCTGGACCAGCTGAACATCACCGCTGCCGAGGGCGTCATCAACCCCGCCGCCGCACCGAAGGGACTCTTCTAA
- a CDS encoding 8-oxo-dGTP diphosphatase produces MQFRASPVVLCFLFRETPDGGQVLMGLKKTGFGLGRVVTLGGHIEAGETPEQAAVREVEEESGVIVAENDLTRAGTIEWIFPAQPKLDMSTVLFRAHRWDGEPTESDEILPAWYPAGEMPYAKMWPDSALWMPRLLAGDYFNAVITIAADNVNVSSVVFS; encoded by the coding sequence GTGCAGTTCCGTGCCTCGCCGGTTGTGCTGTGCTTCCTCTTCCGGGAGACGCCGGACGGCGGGCAGGTCCTGATGGGATTGAAAAAGACCGGCTTCGGCCTCGGCCGGGTCGTAACCCTGGGCGGCCATATCGAAGCCGGCGAAACCCCGGAGCAGGCCGCAGTGCGCGAGGTGGAGGAAGAGTCCGGCGTCATCGTCGCGGAAAACGATCTCACGCGTGCCGGAACCATCGAGTGGATCTTCCCCGCCCAGCCGAAGCTGGACATGTCCACCGTGCTGTTCCGTGCACACCGCTGGGACGGCGAACCGACGGAGTCAGACGAGATCCTTCCGGCCTGGTATCCCGCCGGGGAAATGCCCTACGCCAAGATGTGGCCCGACTCGGCCCTCTGGATGCCCCGCCTTCTGGCAGGCGACTATTTCAACGCTGTTATCACTATTGCTGCCGACAACGTCAACGTTTCGAGTGTCGTCTTCTCTTAG
- the dhaL gene encoding dihydroxyacetone kinase subunit DhaL — translation MSSTDLADVEFVVRSLAQTAVDKEEAFGDLDAVVGDGDLGYSLARGFEKVLADWDSFKRDDVATFLQQIALAISSRIGGTSGPLWGTAFLRASAAAKTLDTIDGAAVVSMLRGATDGIKARGNSDLGDKTLLDALIPATDELERQLAAGASPVQCRAAFAAKTRECADATSALEAKRGRASYSGARSIGSPDAGAAAVAIIVERMVADWP, via the coding sequence ATGAGCAGCACCGATCTGGCCGACGTCGAATTCGTTGTCCGCTCCCTGGCCCAGACTGCCGTCGACAAGGAGGAGGCGTTCGGGGACCTTGACGCCGTGGTGGGAGACGGTGACCTGGGGTATTCCCTCGCCCGCGGCTTCGAGAAGGTCCTGGCAGATTGGGACTCGTTCAAGCGCGACGATGTGGCTACCTTCCTGCAGCAGATCGCGCTCGCCATCTCCAGCAGGATCGGTGGAACCTCGGGTCCGCTGTGGGGCACGGCGTTCCTGCGGGCGTCCGCGGCCGCGAAGACGCTGGACACGATCGACGGCGCCGCCGTCGTCTCCATGCTGCGCGGGGCCACCGACGGCATCAAGGCTCGCGGTAACTCCGACCTTGGTGACAAGACCCTGCTGGACGCCCTGATACCTGCAACCGATGAACTCGAGCGCCAACTCGCCGCGGGCGCGTCGCCGGTTCAATGCCGTGCCGCTTTCGCTGCCAAGACCCGCGAGTGCGCTGATGCAACCTCGGCACTGGAAGCCAAGCGGGGGCGGGCCAGCTATAGCGGAGCGCGCAGCATCGGTTCCCCGGACGCCGGGGCGGCGGCGGTCGCCATCATCGTCGAGCGTATGGTCGCCGACTGGCCCTGA
- a CDS encoding GntR family transcriptional regulator has translation MRASDRAYAALRQDIVEWRLPPGTVLGEVEQSARLGISRTPLREALSRLTADGLAAPHSGRGVVVTGISLDTVAELFELRQALECKSAALAAVRGQAAVFEELQSRFRSAGSLISTSDRQNRGGYYELVAELDAAIDTAAANSYLTQALGNVRLHLARVRRLAKDNPARLLETAGEHATIAAAVATGDPDLASASVSVHLHKSLEHLRSARITTPEIRTIP, from the coding sequence ATGCGGGCCAGTGACCGCGCGTACGCCGCCCTGCGGCAGGACATCGTGGAGTGGCGGCTCCCGCCGGGCACCGTCCTGGGCGAAGTGGAGCAGTCCGCGCGTCTGGGTATTTCCCGCACTCCCCTGCGTGAAGCACTGAGCCGGCTGACTGCTGACGGCCTGGCCGCACCGCACAGCGGACGCGGCGTCGTCGTTACCGGCATCTCCCTCGACACCGTCGCCGAACTCTTTGAACTGCGCCAGGCGCTGGAATGCAAAAGTGCGGCCCTTGCAGCCGTGCGCGGGCAGGCAGCGGTCTTTGAAGAACTGCAGTCCCGCTTCCGCTCGGCAGGCAGCCTCATCAGTACCTCCGACCGGCAGAACCGCGGCGGCTACTACGAACTGGTGGCCGAACTCGACGCCGCCATCGACACCGCCGCGGCGAATTCCTACCTCACACAGGCGCTGGGCAACGTCAGGCTGCACCTGGCCCGGGTACGGCGCCTGGCCAAGGACAACCCCGCACGGCTGCTGGAAACCGCCGGGGAACACGCCACCATCGCCGCCGCCGTGGCAACAGGAGACCCGGACCTGGCGAGCGCCTCGGTATCGGTCCACCTGCACAAAAGTCTTGAACACCTTCGATCCGCCCGGATCACCACCCCCGAGATAAGGACAATCCCTTGA
- a CDS encoding GlcG/HbpS family heme-binding protein: protein MPQGSVLETITAEEARRVIDAAAAKATEIGQPMDIAVVDAGGNLKAHVRMDGANIGSITISINKAYTAIAFQCETGDLQGVTRPDGPIYGLSDAHGGRLAVFPGGIPLVRDGSIMGAVGVSTGTIEQDQEVASAGAAAY, encoded by the coding sequence ATGCCACAGGGATCAGTGCTCGAGACCATCACCGCCGAGGAAGCCCGCCGCGTCATCGACGCCGCCGCAGCGAAGGCGACGGAAATCGGCCAGCCGATGGACATCGCCGTCGTCGACGCCGGCGGGAACCTCAAGGCACACGTCCGAATGGACGGCGCCAACATCGGCAGTATCACCATCTCGATCAACAAGGCCTACACGGCCATTGCGTTCCAGTGTGAAACCGGCGACCTGCAGGGAGTCACGCGGCCGGACGGTCCCATCTACGGGCTGAGCGACGCCCACGGCGGCCGGCTCGCGGTATTCCCGGGCGGCATCCCGCTGGTACGCGATGGCAGCATCATGGGCGCCGTCGGGGTCTCCACGGGCACCATTGAGCAGGACCAGGAGGTGGCTTCAGCGGGTGCGGCTGCCTACTGA